The Papaver somniferum cultivar HN1 chromosome 3, ASM357369v1, whole genome shotgun sequence genome includes a region encoding these proteins:
- the LOC113360633 gene encoding putative nuclease HARBI1 yields MKKWSVEVLVPPPNVFDKPVISKRNKRLREGAFKGVVGALDGTLISASIPVEKQTPYRGRGIGECSQNVLAICDWDMYFLYVVVGWEGTAHDSRVLTEAVRDPSFKFPLPPPEKYYLCDAAYSHTQGFMCPYRNIRYWIGDYRRVPPTAKEEKFNQAHARLRNVIERAFGVLKVRFPVLCKMPSYSFETQRDIVIACMSIHNFLRRNALDDWLFKEYENETFDMNETQVEVEVEAETEENAPRLEVVLWN; encoded by the exons ATGAAGAAATGGTCTGTTGAAGTCCTAGTTCCTCCACCAAATGTATTTGATAAGCCAGTTATATCTAAAAGGAATAAACGTCTTAGAGAAGGTGCTTTCAAAGGTGTTGTTGGTGCATTGGATGGCACTCTAATTAGTGCCAGCATTCCAGTCGAGAAGCAAACACCGTATAGAGGAAGGGGAATAGGAGAATGTAGCCAAAACGTGCTTGCGATATGTGATTGGGATATGTACTTTTTGTATGTAGTGGTTGGATGGGAAGGCACTGCTCATGACTCGAGAGTGTTGACCGAGGCAGTGCGTGATCCATCTTTCAAGTTTCCTCTACCTCCACCAG AAAAATACTATCTATGTGATGCTGCGTACTCTCATACACAGGGGTTTATGTGTCCGTATCGCAACATAAGGTATTGGATAGGTGATTATCGAAGAGTACCTCCAACAGCAAAAGAGGAGAAGTTTAATCAAGCCCATGCTCGATTGAGGAATGTGATTGAGAGAGCATTCGGGGTATTGAAAGTAAGATTTCCCGTCTTATGTAAAATGCCTTCTTACTCATTTGAGACTCAAAGAGATATCGTCATTGCTTGCATGTCAATACATAACTTTCTACGTCGTAATGCATTGGATGATTGGCTATTTAAAGAATATGAGAATGAGACATTTGATATGAATGAGACACAGGTGGAAGTCGAAGTGGAAGCGGAAACGGAAGAAAATGCACCTCGTCT AGAAGTTGTTTTATGGAATTAA